The region AGCCCCGAGGCCATGTACAGCCGGGCTTACTACACCAACCTCTACAGCCCTGCCTTCAAGAAAGACTGAGCTGGCGGGGAGGACGAGCGCATCCCAACCCCCCTCTATTCCTGCCCCCAGCATGCTTTGCCTGGACCCCTGCCAGCTTCCCGCACACACACCTGTACCAGCACAGGAGCTCAAAGTGGTAGACATGCCATGGGATGTCATCTCCTGGAGTGCATTGGGGCCAGGATGGGGGAATAAAGGCAGCCAAAAGCTCTGTTGGTAGAAGGAGAAGGTAGAGGGAGGTGGGACCAGAGGGGACCAGAGAGGTGAATGAGATGCCGAAAGAGTGGTGAgaccaaaaaagagaaaaagggactAGCCAGGCCTGGCACTGGGCCACCCCGGTCCCCGTTGAGCAGATAGCGTGGACTTAGGCTACATGTTGAGAACACCACTGAGACAGCAGGGAGGACATCATAGCCATCAGACATCACCATAGCAAGCCTGGTtccccatccttcctccctccatcccacctCACAGGGCCTGTCATGGCCACAGATTGCTCCTCCATGGAGGAGCTGAAGGTCCCCACCGAGCAGCAGGATTCATGAGTCGGAAAGCCCTGGGCACCCACCCACAGCTGATGGTGGGATGGATGGTGGGGTCAGGAAGAAGACTAGTGAGAACAGGTGGAGCTCCTGGAGCCCCTCTCTCCCGTAGGACCACCTGGCTTCCCGCAACACCTTGTATCTGCTGCAATAATAAACCTTCCCAGTCTGCCCCTTGCTCCATCTGCTTGGCTGCTTTACAGGAATGAGCCACCAAAAtgagggagcagagaggggtgAGACACCCAACCCGGGGCTGAGGGAGCAGGTATGGGAAACTCATCCTTGGGTTGCTGCCGCAGGGATGGTGAGGGCTCATGCCCAACACAGTACGTGTCTCTTTCCATGCCCCAAGTACAAATTCACAGCCGCAAGAGGCTGGGGGCTTCTTGCCAAAGACAATTTATTGCATTTccagaacacagcagagaaataagTGTCTGTACTGCACACACAAACCCAACACACTGCTTTCCCAGGAACACCAGGGAAGAGtctggggagaggcaggaaaaaaatcccaacagtAGAAGGGTTCAGCAATGAGCCCAGTGACTCCTTTCCccacctcccttcctccccagggacaggcagctTTACAGAAGGAGCAGCTTGGGAAGGCGCACGGTACGATTCCCCATCCTGGGAACAAGCCATGTGCCTGGTTTTTCCCAGGCACAGCCTGTACAGTGCTTGCACAAGGGAAACTGCCATAGTTGCTGAAAGGCTGTGGGAGAAAGGAACACAAGCAGGGTGGTTCAACAGCAAGGTGGGTGGGACTGGGGACCTCATCAAGGTCCTCAGGGGTCAGCCAGTACCACAGGCTCTGGGACTCTCGGACACGGTGATGTGCACATGGGAACTGCTGGTGTCTCCCCAGTAAAGAAGCCCCCACATTGCCAGCTCCCCAGTGCTCCAGGGTTACCAGAAAGGACCCTGATGAGTGTTAAACAGGAACAAGGATCCCAGGGTAGGAGGGGGTGACACTGAGCTGGGTGGCCATGCAGAAGCAGCGTGTCCTCCCTGTTACTGACAGCCCAGGCAGCTCCCGCTGAAGAAGCTGGGGATGATGCTGCCTGGAGCAGGGGCAAGATCACCCGGTGGTTTCCAGCATTGGAGGATAGGAGAAATCAGGAGGCACCTAAAAATCTGATACAGCAAAGAGTAGAGACTTTGCCCCACCACCTGTCCCACCACGGAGCCAAGAGCTCtacaggagggagcagaggaaggcaCTACAGTCCTCTGCTGCACTGGCTATGTATGGCAGGAGACCCAGACcctgagggtaggaaggcaGCAAGGAACCCAACGTACCTATGGAAGTGCACGCCATCTCCATGGGCACCCAGGGAGGAGGCTCAGTCTACCTGGGCAACACAGAGAGAAGCAACACCCAGGCTGTATCTCAGAGGGAATCTGTTCGCTTACGGGCAAACACAGCAGACATGGTCTTGACGATGCCACGGATCCCTGTACCCTTTTTCAGTGCCAGTTTCGTGTCAGGGATGCGCTCGGCCAGTCCATGGAAGACTGTGAGGGCCCCATGATAAGCCTCAGCTGCAGAGACCTCATAGAAGCCACAGTCTAAAGAGAGGGCCAGGAGCCGACCCTCCTCGCTGGACACCACCCGTTGGTGGTGTAGGTCACGTTTGTTGCCCACGATGACAATGGGAACCTTCTCCTGGCTCTGACCCTCCTTGACTGCCTTGATGATCTGGATTTTGAGGGGCAGGATGTTGAAGCTGGCACGGTCGCAGATGCTGTAGACCAGGACAAAGCTGTCTGCCCACTGGATTCGCTTCTCCTCTGAGgagccctcctctgcctgctcctggggagagagaaaggaaggtttCTTTatccagctccctccctccacaCCTATCTGCTAGCACAGGGCACGGTGATCCTGAGCCAGCTGGGACCAGAGCAGCTAGTGAGCAGCAACAGAAGGGCAGAGAGAAAGAGTACCACCAAGGAAGGCAGAGCAGGACCTGGCAGACCTCAACAAGGGGACATTGGGCTTCAGCATCACTGTCCTCACCCCATCACCCAGCTGGCAAGCACTGCAGGCTGTAGGTGATAACAGCACGTGGACCTCAGAGCGGCACTTCCACTTTGTCAGCACAGTCCTGGACTCAGTCTGGGCTGATAACATTAGTGCTTCAGCCCCAGCATCCTCAGCCAGAGGACTATGGGCTACGGTGACTATTGCACCCTGCCAGCAATGcttctgctctgtgctctgcaggcaaGGAGGGTTTAGTTGCCTACAAATCACGTGACACAAGAGTTTTGCCTGTGCCTGTGGTTTCCCCCTGTATAACTTTTAGTAGaggggttttttctccccagggTGAAAACAGGCTATGGGAGAGGAGCCCTCTCACCTGGGAATTGGGGACATCCCAGATGTGGAAGAGAATCTCTCGGCCATCCACGGTCATGCTGTGGCTGTAGATGAATTCTGCCaaaaaaatgagaatgaaaattATCATCTTCCTGGACCCAAGGGATATCTCCGTCAACCCAGGTCTTCTCCTCCCGGGGATAAGCCTGTCACATCCACCCTGGGAGACTATGCTCTACAAGGCAAGGTCCAGGGGCTCTTTTTATACAGCAACAACCACATGGAGCGTGGTGGCCCTCACAGCTGTGACTGCCCCAGCCTGCCTCCACCCCAGCGTTCAGTCCAGGCACACTGGTGCCATCAGCTGCAACCCAGGACCTTTTGCACCCCAGAGAGGCAGTTCTGGATTAAAGAGATGGGTCATTGAACAAATACAGCCACCAGGCTCCCCTGGGGAACAGGCGAAGGCTCTGGAGAAAGACAGGAGAGGATGGGAAGCAATGAAATCCCACAGGCAAAAGCAGGCTTGCCTCCTGACCCCAGTCCCTAACAGGAACCAGCCTGGCCCTGGCCTGGCACTCACCCATGTCTCCGTACTCCCCGATAAAGCGCCGGGTGAGGAAACGCACAGTCAGAGCTGCAGAGGGGAGAATAAGAATCATCAGAATAACCCTAAACCTGAAggattttcccttttaaatccAGAGCAGTCAGGCACCATCCCCCTGTAAATTCCCACTGGCACTGAACGACCTCTGGCTTTCCAGCCCTTGGCAGGTCTgtgagcagagcagaggcacagCACGAACCAGAGCATCAGCAAACCACAGCTCACCCAAAGCCTGTAAGGTTGTGCTCAGCTTCCCCACCTCaaatcaccaccaccacacctGAAAGCTCAGCCCCATCTCGCCAGCTTGCTCCATGGGGTTCCAGCAGCTTGGTctcaaaatgctgctgcagtttGCAGCCTTATCTGGGGGCAAGAAACGGGTGTCCCTGCCTGGGAACCCCCTGCAGGGTTCTTACCTGATTTCCCCACGTTGTCCGCTCCCATAACGAGGACATTTGCTTCCGTCTTCAGGGCGGTGGGGCCAGGCACCTCCATGAGGGCAGGGTGGTCAGGGGTGAAGCTGGCACTCCGGCGCAGCGGGAGCCGGAGCCCCATGCCGAGCGCGGCCGTGCCTTGCCGGCGGTCCCAGCCACGTCTGCGACTCCTCTCCAGGCAGCCGAGGAGCCAGTGCTTCCCACGGCACCCAGGGGACCTGCGAGGGCCATACCCCTCCCCGCAGCCGCAGGGGCGGTGCAGTGGGAGCTGCAGGCGACCAGATGAAAAACTTTGTTATTGCTCAGATCATCCGAATGCGCATTGGTGCCCGGAGCCGGCCCTGCCATCCCCCGGCGCAGCAGGCAGCCGGGAAGTACCGGCTGTCAGCACCAGCTGCTCCGCAAAGTGCATCCCAGGAGGCCGCCCACGCCTGCACCTCAAGCAAGTTCTCCCTCGGCAGGGCCACGTAGCCCCTTGTCCCTTCCCCACGGTGATTGTGGGAATGCCTGCAAGGAGCAGCGGAGCATCTCACAAGTGGCAGAGCATGTCATGAGTGATGGAGCATTGTCTCACAAGTGATGGAGCTACGTTTCACGAGTGGTAGAGAGTCTCACAAGTGGTGGAGTGTCATTTCATGAGCGTTGGAGCATCTCACAAGTGGCGGAGCATTTTTTCATGAGTGGTGGAGCACCTCACAAGTGATGGAGCATCTCACAAGCAGTGGAGCGTTGTTTCATGAGAGGTGGAGCACCTCACGAGTGATGGAGCATCTCACGAGTGGTGGAGTGCCGTTTCACACGTGATAGAATGTCTCACAAGTGGTGGAGCATCTCAGAAGTGGTGCAGTGTGTCACGAGTGATGAAGTGTCATCCCACGAGCGGTGCAGCATCTCACAAGAGGTGGCATGCCATGGGAATGACGGAGCATCTCACGAGCGACGGACCGTCCCGGgagccccccacccctcgcCCCCGACCTGCCGCACCGCCTCCGCAGCCCCCCCCGTgtccccgctccctccccacgccccACGGCCTGCTCCCTCCGGGGCTTTGCCTTTCCCCTCCGAGGGGTGGCGAGGACCGGCCGGCCGAGctcgccgccgccccccgccgccggcagcgGCTCAGGGCCCCGCGCTGGCCGCCACCCCGGGCGGGGCCGCCTGACGCCATCGCCGCGCGCCGGGCCGCGCCCCTCGCGCTCCCGCGGCGGCCCCGCCATGGCGGCGGAGGGGGCGGCGGTGCGGGTGGCGGTGCGGGTGCGGCCGCTGCTGCCCCGGGAGGCGCTGCGGGGGCACCGGCCCTGCCTGCGGGCCGATCCCGCCACCGGCGAGGTGGTGctgggccgccgccgccgcttccGCTTCGCCGCCGTGctgcccggggcggcggggcaggcGGCCGTCTACCGGGCCTGCGTCCAGCCGCTGCTGCGCGCCTTCTTCCGCGGCTTCAACGCCACCGTCTTCGCCTACGGGCAGACCGGCTCCGGCAAGACCTACACCATCGGGGAGGCCAGCGTCGGTGAGTCGCGGCGTGATTCCCCGCCGGCACCGCCACCGCTCGCGTCGCCGTCCCGCGTCGCCGCCCGCCGCCAGCCCAACCCACGCCACCGTCCCGGCCATCCCTCCCAGCCCGCCAACCTGCTGTCGCCCCCGCACATCTCGTCAACTTTGCTCTCGCCACTCAAACCCGCCAGCATCACCATCTCCATCACGTCCAACGTCACCATCCCAACCCATCCCTccaccctgccagccccccAACCCCAACCCCGCCACCACCCTGCCCACCCCGACAGCCTGTCCTTCCCACACCTGTGCTACTGGGAGCACCCACCATGGACAACACCGTCTTTGAGGTCACAGCACATAGGTTTCCTCCTCTACCGCTGCAGGACAAGCGAGAGGACCATGTCTGATCTGGAGGTGATCTTCCTAGGGCACCGCTACCTTGGGCTGGCTTAAATCTCTCCGCTTTATCCTGAAATCGGAGAGAGGGGTTTGCGGGGGGGATAGTCCTGTTGGTTTGTTTATgcaaagcagaggaggaaagaggaaaacctTTCTGTCTTATAACTGCTGTTTTAATGGTGTTATTGACACCTTACAGAGGAGGTACTGTAATTGCTTTGCTCAGCCTTAGTTAATTGCATAATTTGTAAACACTAAATTGTTTCCATACTTTCAAGCTACCTCTATTTTCAGTTTCCCAGTTCAGGCTATCATTGCACCCGATTTGGGCACGGCCCTTTTACACGGCTATTGgagacaaaagcaaaaccatttaAAATCCAGGCAGCAGAGTGCTGTGGCCAGATACAAGCAGGCTGCAAGTACCTAAAAAACTTAATTGGAGCTGAGAAAGTTCGTGGACTTGCACTGGCTTCAAAGGTCAGCACGCTGTAGCTGTGGGCAGTGTTTTCTACCTGCTGAAATGCAGGAAGGACTGGAAACACGCAGCATTGCTAGAAGCCACCACGCCACGTAAGGGAGCAGTGGGATAGGGTTTGCCCCAAGGTCCTGTGGCTTAAAAACTCTCAGAGGGATGTTTAATCTGGGCTGtgagggctgagctgctggagggTTGTGAGGTTGCTCCTTTTCAGCTGCCcatgtgctgcaggcaggctcCCACCCATGGCTCTGTCTCCGGCCAGCACGGGCTCCCCAGGCACTCACTGCTCCCCGTGACTGTGTGCATCTCTCCGTCAGCTTCCATCAATGAAGATGAGCAGGGCATCATTCCGCGAGCCATGGCTGAGACCTTCAGGCTCATCGATGAGAATGACCTGATCGACTACACAGTCCGAGTGTCCTACCTGGAGGTGTACAAGGAGGAGTTTCGGGACTTGCTGCAGGTGGACACAGCCAGCAAAGACATCCAGATCCGGGAGGATGACAAGGGGAACATTGGTATGTGTGGCTGCTCATGGGCCCCCTTTTCTCCCCATACCCAAGGCCAGTGTTGAGTTATCTGTCCCTGAGGGTAGAGCCAGGTcttctccctccatccctctccTGTGTTTAGTCCTGCTCGGTGTTGAAAAGCCAGTCTATACTGGTAGGGCGATGGCACTAGGCTGTGCGGAGGTTCTTCATCTTCAGGCAGCCAATCCCTCACAGCCACAGCTCCGTTTGTCATTGCAGTGCTCTGCGGTGTGAAGGAGTCAGAAGTGGAAGGGCTGGATGAGGTGCTGAGCCTGCTGGAGATGGGGAACACAGCCAAGCACACGGGAGCTACCCACGTCAACAGGCAGTCAAGCCGCTCACATACCATCTTCACAGTGACCATGGAACAGCGGCGCGGGACTGGCCGCCTCCCCCTGCACCATCAACACCCCTCTGTCCCCGCATCGGGCCAGGTCCTGGTTTCCAAGTTTCACTTTGTGGACCTGGCAGGCTCAGAGCGAATTGTCAAGACGGGAAACACAGGGGAGAGGCTGAAGGAGAGTATCCAGATCAACAGTGGCCTCCTGGCTTTGGGCAATGTCATCAGTGCCTTAGGAGACCCTCGGAGGAAGAGCAGCCACATCCCCTACAGGGACTCCAAAATCACCAGGTACAGTCAGGACTAGGACCCCCGTGCCCCACACATCTCACAGGCTCTTGTCGCAGCAGGAAGGAGGTGATGCTTCTCCCTGCCTTTCCCATGCCCAGCCTGCCAGGTTGGGTGGCTGAGTCCCCAGGCTAGCCAAGAGGAGCTTGCAGGGCCAGTTGTCCCTTCTGCTCTCACACTGGGGCCCTCAAACTGCTTGATGGGACAGGGCCAGTTGACCCACTGTGCCTTATGGCAGTTTAACAGGTCTCCCTCTGTGGGGGTTTCACATAGGAAAGCTTGAGGAACAATGAGGCCAGGATAGAATCgtggaatcattaaggttggaaaatacctctaggatcatcaagtccaaccgtcaacccaacactaccatgtctcctaaaccatgccctgaaatgccatgtctacatgtttttcttaatacctccagggatggtgactccaccacctctctgggcagcctgttccaatgcctgaccacgctttcagtgaagaaatttttcctaatatgtaatctaaacctcccctaacGCAGCTTAAGGCCAAATGACAGACTACCTCTTCGTAGTGTTGCCCAAGACAAGCCTTGCTTAAGTCATGCTGCTAAAGCTGAGATGAGGTGTCAGCATGGATTATCCTGCTCCTTCCTGCCTGTCAGTGAATAAAAAACAGTGCCAGTAGGCTTGTTTGATGGTCTGCAGTTAGTTTTTAGCTCGAGCATGTGGCCTTTGCAGACTCCAGCAGTTCCCATGCAGCGTGCACCTAGCAGTGATTGCAGAATTGGGGAGCTCCCAGCATTGGGAATTATTCAGATGGAAATTTGCCATGGTGTGAACTGTTATTCCTCTGCTAATGATTCCGCTTGCTTCACTAGTGCCAAACTGGCCACAGAGCATTTTCTTTGGGCTTAACCTCTGAAAAAAGTTGGAAATCTCCTAGATCCTGtattattttgaatttcagcTATTTTAATTGCTGTGCTCTTCCCTAGGATCCTGAAAGACTCTCTGGGGGGGAATGCCCAGACCGTGATGATAGCCTGTGTCAGCCCATCCTCCTCTGACTTTGATGAGAGCCTCAATACTCTGAACTACGCCAGCCGGGCTCAAAACATCCAGAACAAGGCCGTGGTTAACTGCCACAAGGAGACAGAGCATGTCGAAGATCTTCACATGCAGATAAAGAACCTGCAGAAGGCGCTGGAGCAGCGGCACCGCTCCGAGACCCGTATCATCAACCGCTCAGCCACCACTAAACGATGCGCACCAGACCCCACGGCTCGGCTGCTGGCAGAGTGCGCTCATTACCGGACCTGCACTGATGCCGCATACCGGCTGCTGATGGAGCTGCAGGAAGACAGCAACCTGACGGTGGAGCAGATCTTGCGGGTTAAGGAGTGGCTGTGTGCGGTGGAGAGTGAGAGGAGTGAGCTGACCTCAGCCGGGCTGGACAGCGGCATCGAGAGCACCTCCGCAGAAGACCAGAGCCCCGAGGCACAAGGCGTAAAGCTGGCAAAAGCTCAGGTAACAGTTGGGGTGATTTAGCTCCAAGGTGGGGTTCATCTGATGGCCAGTGAGTGCAGCAGCCTCAGCACAGCCTGGTGGAAGGGtcaggaaagggagagaagcaaCCCAGCTAAGAGGCTGTAGGGTGGCAGAACTATGTGGTCCTTGGAacaggcagggagaggctggATTCAGCTGCAGCCAAGAGATTTATTTAGCAGGGAAAATCTgggtctgcagagctgctgggcccTTGTGGAGTCCAGCATGGGATGGGAAGGACAAAGGTGGATGCTGATGCTGCCTCTCTCATATTTCGGCGGGCAGGTGAACACCGAGAAGGGGTGCGAGTCCATCAAAGATGAGCAGGTGGCCAAACTGCAGAGGCAAGTGGAGCACCTGGAGGAGGAGAACCGTGATTTCCTGGCTGCCCTGGAGGATGCCATGGAACAGTATAAGCTGCAGGTATTTCTGGGCTCTGGTCTCTTTGTAGGGAACCTGCCtcactccttccctttctccccaggaGAGTGCAGCCCAGCTTTCAGGTTCCTCTGCAGCAGGTCCAGGATCCACATGTacaaacccacatttttttcattgcctCCTAGAGCGacaagctgcaggagcagcaggacaAGATCTCAGAGCTGCATGTGCGCTTGGAGATGGCAATGCCAAACCTGTGTGTGCCAGAACTGCTGGAAAACCTTCCCCTGGTGACCAGCAGCCAAAGACCTCATACGGCCCCACTGGATGCTGTCCCATCCCATGGCCTCAGCGGGGTTCCCGCAAGGCTTCTTCCCACCCAGCAGAGCGGAAGAGCCCTTTGCAGGAAGGTGAGGATGCAAGTCTGTGCTGTtgaggagctgctgccttttcagtTGGATGCTCTCCACCTAGTGAACCGCTTTTTTCCCAACCGTTGAACATGAACCTTGTCAGAGTTGTAGTCCAGAGTACTGCACTCAGTGTCCGCAaaaccagcccagcttcaaaACTGAGGCGTTTACTTCGATGTGACAGGCAGGTCCCAGATTTGCTCAGCTTCTGagcagcagaaggcaggagggcaggcagctgggtCTAGCAACATGCCAGTTCTCCTGCAAACGCACTCAActccattttcttgcttttctttctgtctagCAGCAATGCCCAGCTGAGAGCTGCTTTTTCCAACACTGGCTCTGACATAGcacatttcctctctttctgaTTCTCTGCCCTAACAGCTCAGCAGCAACCCATCCTCCCAGGAAGAGGACCTGGCAGGCTGGCACCTGAACCACATGGAGTGCCTGACCAGCAATCCAGAGATCAAAGCCACAGTGTTCAGGCGGGAGCGCAGCCAGGACTCAGAGAAGCCAGCAGAGCTGTCctcaggagaagaggaggaggagtgggaaCAGAAACGGTCCCTGTCCCAGCGCCGGTGAGTTGAGGCTGTCCCAGCACTGTGCAGTGACCTGGCAGTTGTGTCACCTGGCCATCCCACCTCTGCATCTCAGCTCTCATGTAGGATGTAGAAGCAAACACTGTCTCTGGGGTCAGTGATTCTGCTGAGACAGCTGCCTCCCCGCTGGGGAGCTAATTACCATCTTTTCTGACCACAGCTACTGTTTCTGTCTCCTTCTGAAGCCTGTGGATCATGAGGGTCCTTACTGGGAACAGCTCTGGCAGTGCCCAGACCCAACTGATTGGTTTGCTGCTCCTTCTAGAAACGGGATCCAAAGTTGGAGCAAGAAAGAGATTTGCAAGTTGAGTGAGGAGCCAAGTGGAAGCAGTGCCCCCTCGATTCAGGAGGAGCAGCGGGAGCTGTCAAAAGGCAAGTGGCAACAGTAGGTTGTTGGACAGTCTTCCTAGGGCTGGTGGTGTGTCACATGGCTTGTTGATAGGAGGGCAATGTGTCCCACCTGGATGAGCCCAGAGGACAAAAATGGAGCAGATGAGAGTCTAGCTGCTTTTGCTAAGAAGAAACTTGAACTGGGGTCTGGCAAGAGCTGTGTGTTTTGGTGGAAGCTGTGGGTGGCTCTGTGTAGTGCTGTGCACTGGTTCTTGGCTACAGATCTTAGGCTAGATTGTCCTTCTGTCACCTGGC is a window of Phalacrocorax aristotelis chromosome 7, bGulAri2.1, whole genome shotgun sequence DNA encoding:
- the KIF7 gene encoding kinesin-like protein KIF7 isoform X4; protein product: MAAEGAAVRVAVRVRPLLPREALRGHRPCLRADPATGEVVLGRRRRFRFAAVLPGAAGQAAVYRACVQPLLRAFFRGFNATVFAYGQTGSGKTYTIGEASVASINEDEQGIIPRAMAETFRLIDENDLIDYTVRVSYLEVYKEEFRDLLQVDTASKDIQIREDDKGNIVLCGVKESEVEGLDEVLSLLEMGNTAKHTGATHVNRQSSRSHTIFTVTMEQRRGTGRLPLHHQHPSVPASGQVLVSKFHFVDLAGSERIVKTGNTGERLKESIQINSGLLALGNVISALGDPRRKSSHIPYRDSKITRILKDSLGGNAQTVMIACVSPSSSDFDESLNTLNYASRAQNIQNKAVVNCHKETEHVEDLHMQIKNLQKALEQRHRSETRIINRSATTKRCAPDPTARLLAECAHYRTCTDAAYRLLMELQEDSNLTVEQILRVKEWLCAVESERSELTSAGLDSGIESTSAEDQSPEAQGVKLAKAQVNTEKGCESIKDEQVAKLQRQVEHLEEENRDFLAALEDAMEQYKLQSDKLQEQQDKISELHVRLEMAMPNLCVPELLENLPLVTSSQRPHTAPLDAVPSHGLSGVPARLLPTQQSGRALCRKLSSNPSSQEEDLAGWHLNHMECLTSNPEIKATVFRRERSQDSEKPAELSSGEEEEEWEQKRSLSQRRNGIQSWSKKEICKLSEEPSGSSAPSIQEEQRELSKEVCRRWGPLLSPWEGLPGKDSEWRLVQAQQKIRELAINIRMKEELITELIKTGKDAQALNKQYCQKISELEQEAEQVRAELSDSQKQLQELEGKEPWDPGEKRKLQEYRTRVAAAQSKARVLCKKKQVTERLVSLSAQSEKRVQELERNIQLMRRQQGQLQRRLREESEQKRRLETEVNKQQHQVKELELKHEQHQKILRIKTEEIAAFQRKRRSGSNGSVISLEQQQKIEEQKKWLDMEMDKVLEQRRALDELEDELRKREAIVAKKEALLQEKNDLENKRLRSSQALTDDIVRVSSRLEHLEKELTEKNGQLRHSSAHDQQQIRQEINNLRQEKDQLLKQRLELDNKLRQGTLLSPEEERILFQLDEAIEALDAAIEYKNESITCRQRVLRASASLLSQCEMNLMAKLSYLSSSETRALLCKYFDKVVTLREDQHRQHIAFSELEMQLEEQQQLVYRLEAAVERQRLEMDRQLTLQQKEHEQNMQLLLQQSREHMDEGLASSKLQYEARIQVLEKELSRYRWANQELNQRLSNMNLYPGQTKGMERSVHGAGDRAPPAFGTCEESSLGEQPTPLAVTEENHRVRDETRDLVHAPLPSTWRRSSLPNDSPGDVRQRDTEPLLRTGQPHELHPPRSLAPALKPRRELRRASLNVTPVPYHPAMIDVRKNPL